A window of Synchiropus splendidus isolate RoL2022-P1 chromosome 9, RoL_Sspl_1.0, whole genome shotgun sequence contains these coding sequences:
- the LOC128764638 gene encoding multiple inositol polyphosphate phosphatase 1-like, protein MTTFLRTLLFVYFTAAVYSFFCFRHEACHFDDFNIPKIAAHFSTKGRYEEVNAYLLKDILAVNRSVLQPPFAQCREIYMAAVIRHGTRYPTTKNVQKIQKIYELVKSSATGKESWLREIQTQWKMWYTEDMDGRLVQKGVDDHKHLAVRLSKWFPSLLSEENLRAGRVKFITSSKHRCVNSTLSFQAGLVELWDVKDMTLDYTLNDALMRFFDKCPRFVEEVDNNPEAVAEVEKFKNGPEMRRVMEKIADRLNVPYNNITDDMAEAAFYICAYELAIKNLNSPWCALIDEVDAEVIEYANDLKHFWKRGYGHEINSKSSCILFHDIFSRLDKAVNDSKLSGHTTEAVTIQVGHAETVLPLLTLLGFFKDKNILKSTNYATERERTFRTSFMLPYAANLVFVLYDCGGRDLRMQAMLNERPIPFPGMADSQTSMPRYQDVKEHYSALIQGCDFDKECML, encoded by the exons ATGACCACCTTTTTACGGACtctgctttttgtttattttactgcGGCagtttattcctttttttgttttcgtcaCGAAGCGTGTCACTTCGATGATTTCAACATTCCCAAAATCGCTGCCCACTTCAGCACGAAAGGCAGATACGAGGAAGTGAATGCGTATCTTTTAAAGGACATCCTCGCGGTAAATAGATCCGTCTTGCAGCCGCCATTCGCGCAATGCCGAGAAATATATATGGCTGCCGTCATAAGACATGGAACAAGATACCCGACGACCAAAAACGTCCAGAAAATTCAGAAGATCTATGAGCTGGTTAAATCGAGTGCCACGGGTAAGGAGAGTTGGCTCCGTGAGATCCAAACACAGTGGAAGATGTGGTACACCGAGGACATGGACGGTCGCCTGGTTCAGAAAGGTGTGGACGATCACAAACATCTGGCTGTCAGACTGTCGAAGTGGTTCCCCTCGCTGCTTTCAGAGGAGAATCTTCGAGCCGGACGCGTCAAATTCATCACAAGCTCCAAGCACAGATGTGTCAACAGCACGCTGTCCTTCCAAGCAGGACTGGTGGAGCTGTGGGATGTCAAAG atATGACGCTTGACTACACTTTGAATGATGCACTGATGAGGTTTTTTGACAAGTGCCCAAGGTTTGTGGAGGAAGTTGACAACAACCCCGAAGCTGTTGCTGAAGTTGAGAAGTTCAAGAATGGCCCCGAGATGAGGAGGGTGATGGAGAAGATTGCAGACCGCCTTAATGTACCATACAACAACATAACCGATG ATATGGCTGAAGCTGCGTTTTACATCTGCGCTTACGAGCTGGCCATCAAGAACTTGAACTCTCCATGGTGTGCACTCATCGATGAGGTTGATGCTGAG GTAATAGAGTATGCAAATGACCTGAAACACTTTTGGAAACGAGGTTATGGTCATGAGATCAACAGCAAGTCAAGTTGCATCCTGTTCCACGATATATTCTCTCGGTTGGATAAGGCAGTCAATGACAGCAA GTTGAGTGGGCACACCACTGAGGCTGTGACCATTCAGGTTGGTCACGCAGAGACCGTGCTGCCCCTCCTCACCCTTCTCGGCTTCTTCAAGGATAAAAACATTCTAAAGTCCACCAACTATGCCACGGAGCGAGAGAGAACCTTTCGCACCAGTTTCATGCTTCCATACGCTGCCAACTTAGTGTTTGTCCTGTATGACTGTGGAGGCAGAGACTTAAGGATGCAGGCCATGCTCAACGAGAGACCCATCCCCTTCCCTGGCATGGCTGACAGTCAGACATCCATGCCTCGCTACCAGGATGTGAAAGAACATTATAGTGCACTCATCCAGGGCTGTGACTTTGACAAGGAGTGCatgctttaa
- the LOC128764639 gene encoding multiple inositol polyphosphate phosphatase 1-like: MLSFPSKLFHFLFGTCWLLCSVNPEETPIIAGHLNTKRRYEDVNLHLIQDILAVNRSALPLASETCQEIHLTAIIRHGTRYPTTKDVRKMQRIYDQVKSSVPSEECWLREIQTEWKMWYTEDMDGRLVQKGVEDNKHLAVRLSKWFPTLLTEKNLHAGLIKFITSSKHRCINSTLSLQAGLIELWDLKDRELGYTVNDGLMRFFDKCPKFRQQVLNNQSAIAEVDKFKHGPEMRRVREKIAGLLGIPSHNISYDMADAAFSLCAYELAIKGLNSPWCKLFDSSDAQVMEYAIDLQEYWKRSYGFDINSKSSCILFHDMFNRLSDAATKNLSGQPLTAVVTIQVGHADTLLPLLTLLGFFKDQEALTSANYFHHSQRNFRTSIFLPYAANFLIVLYKCADGNIRLQALLNEKPVNLPGLSGPHASMPLLQDVMDLYRELLQTCDFEKECQLTS, encoded by the exons ATGCTTTCATTCCCTTCCAAACTGtttcactttctctttggcACCTGCTGGTTACTATGTTCTGTGAATCCTGAGGAGACTCCAATCATTGCGGGACACTTGAACACAAAACGCCGGTATGAAGACGTAAATCTCCATCTCATACAGGACATTCTGGCAGTCAACAGATCAGCTTTACCGCTGGCTTCGGAAACATGTCAGGAAATACATTTAACAGCTATCATAAGACATGGAACAAGATATCCAACGACCAAAGATGTCCGGAAGATGCAGAGGATCTACGATCAGGTCAAATCTAGTGTCCCCAGCGAGGAGTGCTGGTTACGTGAGATCCAGACTGAGTGGAAAATGTGGTACACTGAAGACATGGATGGCCGTCTTGTCCAAAAAGGAGTGGAGGATAACAAACATCTGGCGGTCAGACTGTCTAAGTGGTTCCCCACACTGCTTACAGAGAAGAACCTTCACGCTGGGCTCATTAAGTTCATCACCAGCTCCAAACACAGATGCATCAACAGCACGTTGTCCCTCCAAGCAGGACTGATCGAGCTTTGGGATCTTAAAG ATAGAGAGCTGGGATACACAGTGAATGATGGCCTGATGAGGTTTTTTGACAAGTGCCCCAAGTTTCGACAGCAAGTTCTCAACAACCAGTCAGCTATTGCAGAGGTGGACAAGTTCAAACACGGTCCAGAGATGAGGAGGGTCCGGGAAAAGATAGCAGGTCTCCTCGGAATCCCCAGCCACAATATCTCATACG ATATGGCTGATGCTGCATTTTCCCTGTGTGCCTATGAGCTAGCTATCAAGGGTTTGAACTCACCATGGTGTAAACTTTTTGACAGTTCTGATGCCCAG GTCATGGAGTACGCCATTGACCTGCAGGAATACTGGAAAAGAAGCTATGGGTTTGATATCAACAGCAAGTCCAGTTGCATTCTCTTCCATGACATGTTTAATCGGCTGAGTGACGCAGCAACAAAGAACCT ATCTGGTCAGCCTTTGACTGCGGTGGTGACAATCCAAGTGGGACATGCAGACACGTTGCTGCCTCTGCTCACCCTACTGGGCTTCTTCAAAGACCAGGAAGCACTGACTTCTGCTAACTACTTTCATCACAGTCAACGCAACTTCCGCACCAGCATCTTTTTACCGTATGCTGCCAACTTCCTCATTGTTCTCTACAAATGTGCGGATGGAAACATCAGATTGCAAGCTCTTCTCAATGAGAAACCAGTGAATCTTCCAGGACTGAGTGGTCCACATGCATCAATGCCCCTCCTCCAAGATGTCATGGACCTCTATAGGGAATTGTTGCAGACCTGTGATTTTGAGAAGGAGTGTCAGCTGACCAGTTGA